One Flexistipes sp. DNA window includes the following coding sequences:
- a CDS encoding HPr family phosphocarrier protein, whose translation MADTKLSTDVEIVNELGMHARAAANFVKVANKYSSEVTVEKDGVFANGKSIMGVMMLAASKGSKIKVTTEGEDAKESLEALEKLIKDKFGEAK comes from the coding sequence ATGGCAGACACCAAATTGTCTACAGATGTAGAAATTGTTAATGAGCTGGGTATGCATGCAAGGGCTGCGGCCAATTTCGTGAAAGTGGCCAACAAATACTCGTCCGAGGTTACTGTGGAGAAAGACGGTGTTTTTGCTAACGGTAAAAGTATAATGGGAGTCATGATGCTTGCTGCCTCAAAAGGGTCTAAAATCAAAGTAACCACAGAAGGCGAAGATGCTAAGGAATCTTTGGAGGCGTTGGAGAAACTTATTAAAGATAAATTTGGTGAGGCTAAATGA